CATATTTTCTTTACTTCTTTAGGTTTCAGATCTAATAATTTTGAGCATTCAGCTGTATGCTTACAAAAATATTTTGTAAAACAACATTTTGTCATTTCAACAGGGTGCTTGCCAGTAACAACTTTGCATTTGTCACCAATCTTCTTTTGCAACTCTTTAAAAACGCAAACTATCTGATGACCATCCTTTGTCGGGGCCCAAACTCCACAGTCACCGCCAACAAGCTTCTGTGCCTCCGAAGCACCTTTGCCATTACTATTCGCGTTAAAACCCAAAAACAAAGCACCAATTACGGCTAAATACAAAAATTTTTTCATGTTTTTTTCAAAACCCCTCTTACAACGTTGAGTAACGCTTTTTTTGGAACCTTAGTCTCTTGCCCTCTTAATATCAATGCCTTTCTCTTGGTAAAGTTCTTCCAGCTCCCCTGATTCGTACATTTCTCGGATAATGTCACAACCGCCAATAAACTCTCCCTTTACATACAGCTGAGGGATCGTGGGCCAATCACTAAAGGTTTTGATGCCTTCCCGCACGTCGGGATCTTCCATGACATTAACGCTTTTATAGGGAGCCTTGAGATGCTCTAAGATCTGAGCCACCACCGATGAAAATCCGCACATGGGCAATTTGGGCGTTCCCTTCAT
This is a stretch of genomic DNA from Alphaproteobacteria bacterium. It encodes these proteins:
- the grxD gene encoding Grx4 family monothiol glutaredoxin; its protein translation is MTEPIHAVIQKDIKDNDIVLYMKGTPKLPMCGFSSVVAQILEHLKAPYKSVNVMEDPDVREGIKTFSDWPTIPQLYVKGEFIGGCDIIREMYESGELEELYQEKGIDIKRARD